The following is a genomic window from Aquipuribacter nitratireducens.
ATCCGGGCGGAGGTCGACCGCGTGGTCGCGGGGGAGTGGATCGTCGCGGAGTCGCCGCTGCGGCGTGCGCCGCACACCGCGGAGGACCTCGTCGGGGAGTGGGACCGGCCCTACGACCGGCGGCTCGGGGTGTACCCGGCCGGCACGACCCGCGGGAAGTACTGGCCCCCGGTGGGCCGCGTCGACGGCGCCTTCGGTGACCGGAACCTCGTGTGCGCGTGCCCGCCGGTGAGCGCGTTCGGCGAGCCGGAGGCAGCACCCGACGAGGTGTCGGTCGTCGAAGTGGCGGGTGAGGAGCCGGCGCTCGTGCGCTGACCGGTCGGGCGCCGCGCGACGGCCGGGTCGCGCTCGATAGCGTCAGGGGCATGTCGCAGCCGCCCGACCAGCCCCACGACCCGTACGCAGCGCCGCCCGGCTACGGCCAGCAGCCGGGCTACGGACAGCAGCCCGGCTACGGACATCAGCCGGGCCACGGGTACGGCGCCCCCCAGCAGGAGCCGCCGCTCGACGGCGTCTCGGTCGCGGGTCTCGTGCTCGCCTTCCTCCTCTCCCCGGTCGGGCTCGTCCTCAGCATCGTCGGCCTGGTCCGGACGTCAGGCGGCCGGCGGCGGGCGCGGCCTCGCGATCGCGGGTGTCGTCGTGTCGATCGTCGTGTCGATCATCTGGGCGCTGCTTTTCGTCGCCGCGTTCGCGCTCGGCCGCTTCGTCGAGGAGTCGGTGCCCGGCGGCCTCGAGGGGCTGGAGGACCTGGAGGACCTGGCGCCCCTCACCGAGGTCGACCCGGCCGAGGCCGTCGACCTCGGCACCTCGGTGGAGCTCGACGGCTATGAGGTCACCGTGACGTCGGTCGACCTCCTCGAGCCCCCGGGCGGCGGCGACCCCGTCGTCACCGCGTCGGTCGAGGCGACCCGGACCGGCGGCGGGACGGGCGAGCCGTGGTTCGAGCTGGTCGGCACGTGGTTCGAGACCGACGGCACGACCTCGTACGGCGAGGGCACGTGCCCGCCCGACGTCAGGGACCCCGTCGAGCAGGCCGGGAGCCTCGAGGCCGGGGAGACGACGACGTTCACGTGGTGCTTCCCGGTCGACCCGGGGGCGGGCAGCGCGGGCTACGTCGCGCTCGGCGGCACCTTCGGCCTGGGCGCGACCGGTGTCTGGGGCGTCGAGTGAGCCCCCGCGCGGCCGCCACCGCGACCCGCACCGACCTCGCGGGTCTCCTCGAGTTCTGCCGTGACCGGCACCACGTCGTCCTCGTCACCCGCCGCCAGGACGGCAGTCCGCAGCTGTCCCCGGTCTCGTGCGGCGTGGACCCGGAGGGGCGCTTCGTCATCAGCACGTACCCGGAACGGGCGAAGGCGCGCAACGCCCGTCGCGACCCGCGAGTCAGCCTCTGCGTGCTGTCCGACGACTGGGACGGGCCCTACGTGCAGGTCGACGGCACGTGCGAGGTCCTCGACCTGCCTGCGGCGCTCGAGGACTTCGTCACGTACTTCCGGGCCTTCGGGCGCGAGCACCCGGACTGGGACGAGTACCGGCAGGCGATGCTCGACCAGGGCAAGTGCCTCCTGCGGGTGACACCGACCCGGTGGGGACCGGTCGCGACGGGCGGCTTCCCCGCCCGCCTCGTAGAGGACTGAGGCGCCTGGAGGACGAGAGGGGTCGCCGACGCCGGGAGACTCAGCGCCGCTGGAGGGCGTCGAAGAGGACCGTGCGGAAGTCGGCGGGCCTCTCCGCGAGGTAGGCGGCGCCACCCGTCGCCTCCGCCACCGTGCGCAGCTCCTCGGCGTCGACGTCGGCCCCCAGACCGATGGCGACGACGCGGACGGGCCGGTCGGGCGCGGCTGCCGCCTCGTCCTCGAGCGTCGAGACCAGGGCCTCGAGGCTGATGCCGTCCGGGTCCTCGTCCGCGCCGTCGGTCACGATGACGACGGTGTTGCTCGCCTCGGGGTCGTGGTCCTCGCGGGCGGCGCGGACGGCGGCGAGGACCGTGTCGTACAGCCCCGTGCCCCCTGGCGTCAGACGCTCCGTGAGCCGGTCCGCGCCGGCGGCGAGCGCGGCGCGCTGGTCGGCGTCCTCCACGGGGGTGTCGAGGCGGCGCACCGGGATGACGGGGAGCCAGTCCGTGCCCTCGCCCATGCCGACGGCGAAGAACCACAGTCCGACCGCGGCAGAGTCGGGGAACAGCCCGAGGGCGTCCGTCGCCGCGTCGCGGGCGACCTCGGCGCGCGTCGGTCCCGCGGGCGTCACCGCCCGCATCGACGCGCTCGCGTCGAGGACGGCGAGCACGCGGCTGGGCCGGCTCACCTCCTCCAGCTGCGCGAGGACGCGGTCGACGTCCGCCGCGACCGGCGGCGGGACCACGAGGGGCTCCCCGTCGGAGGGTTCGACGGAGGGCTCGACGGAGGGCTCGACGGAGGATGTGACCGAAGGTCCCCCGCCGGCCCCGGTCGCCGGGGCGGGGGCACGGAACCCCTCCGCGACGAGCGCGGCCCTGCCCTCGCGCTCGAGCAGCCGCAGCACGCCCTCGACGGCCGCCGCGGACACCCCTGCGGCGCGCTCGGGCGTGTCGACGCGGACGACGGGGTGGTCGAGCGACGTCACGGCGTCGGACGGCTGCACGGCGACGAGCGGCGTGGTGGGCGCCCCCCGGTTCACGAGGAACACCTGCTGCTCGGTCGTCACCACGACCGGCGCGTCCGTCCCGGCCGCCGCCGTCGCCGTGAGGGCGTCGCCGCCTGCGGGCGCGTCTGCCGCTGCCGGCGCGTCTCCCGCTGCCGGCGCGGCGTCCCGCTCGACCGCGACGGCGGCCGCGGTGAGCGCGGCGCGTGCGTCCTCGGGCGTCCCGGCCACCGCCTGCATGGCGACGAGGGCCTGGAGCGCGCCCGCGCTGCGGGGCAGGTCACCGAGCACCAGCGGCCGGCCCGACGCGACGGCCCCCGCCCAGGTGGGCCCCGCCGCGAGCCACTGCGCGTCGGCCGCGGCCTCGGCGCTCGTCGCGAGCACGACCGGGGTCCGGACGAGGGAGCCGACGGTCGTCAGCACGGTCCCGTCCGCCGCGGGGGCCGCACGCTCCAGCCACAGCGAGGAGTCGGGCACCCACACGTCCGGCAGCGCCCCGGCGGTCTCCCCGGCGACGACGGCGGCCGTGTCGGCGGGCTCCTGCGCGACCACGTCGACGCTCGCGCACACCCCCGTGCTCAGCGGCTCGCGGCCGACGTCGGCGGCCACGCGCTGCAGCGCGGGGACGAGCGCGGGAGCGGCGACCACCTGCACCGTCGTCCTCGTGCCGCACACCGCGACGCCCCCCGCGGCGTCGCCGCCGTCCCCGCCGGAGCGCTCCGTCAGCAGCCCCGCCCCCACGGCGACCGCGGCCACGAGGAGCAGCCCCGCCACGAGCACGCCGAGCACGCTCGGGCGGCGCCGCCGGCGCAGCCGTCCGCCCCAGCCGTCGCCCGAGGGACGCGCCACCCGGGGCGGGCGCGCGACCGGCTCGACGCCGGGGGAGGGGGTCGGGGAGGCAGGCACGGCCTGCCAGGATACGAGCGTGAGCCTGGCGGTCCGTGTCATCCCCTGCCTGGACGTCGACGCGGGCCGGGTCGTGAAGGGCGTCAACTTCGCGGGCCTGCGCGACGCCGGCGACCCCGTCGAGCTCGCCCGCCGCTACGACGCCCAGGGCGCCGACGAGATCACCTTCCTCGACGTGAGCGCGAGCGCGGCCGGGCGCGACACCACCCTCGAGGTGGTCCGCGCGACGGCCGAGCAGGTCTTCGTCCCCCTCACCGTCGGCGGGGGCGTGCGCGGCGTCGACGACGTCGAGCGCCTCCTGCGGGCGGGAGCGGACAAGGTGGGGGTCAACAGCGCGGCCGTGGCCCGCCCCGAGGTCATCGCGGAGATCGCCGACCGGTTCGGGCGGCAGGTCCTCGTCCTCAGCGTCGACGCGAGGCGCTGCCCGCCCGGCACGAGCACCGACAGTGGGTGGGAGGTGACGACGCACGGCGGGCGTCGCGGCACCGGCATCGACGCCGTCGAGTGGGCGGCTCGCGGCGCCGGGCTCGGGGCCGGCGAGGTGCTCCTCAACTCCATGGACGCCGACGGCACGAAGGACGGCTTCGACGTCGCCATGCTGCGGGCGGTGCGGGCCGTCGTCGACGTGCCGCTCGTGGCCTCCGGCGGCGCCGGCGAGCTCGCCCACTTCGCGCCCGCGGTGGCGGCGGGCGCCGACGCCGTCCTGGCGGCGTCGGTCTTCCACTTCGGCCAGCTCGGCGTCGGAGACGTCAAGGCCGCGCTCGCCGCGGCGGGCCACCCCGTCCGGGTCGCCGACAGGTAGTCAGACCCCGAGGCGGGCGCGCTCGAAGCGCTGCACCGACAGGGACGGACCACCGACGTCGACCTGCGCGGCGCGGCGTCCGAACAGCCGCAGGAGCAGGTCGATCGGCTCCCCGGTGAGGACGACGG
Proteins encoded in this region:
- the hisF gene encoding imidazole glycerol phosphate synthase subunit HisF, yielding MSLAVRVIPCLDVDAGRVVKGVNFAGLRDAGDPVELARRYDAQGADEITFLDVSASAAGRDTTLEVVRATAEQVFVPLTVGGGVRGVDDVERLLRAGADKVGVNSAAVARPEVIAEIADRFGRQVLVLSVDARRCPPGTSTDSGWEVTTHGGRRGTGIDAVEWAARGAGLGAGEVLLNSMDADGTKDGFDVAMLRAVRAVVDVPLVASGGAGELAHFAPAVAAGADAVLAASVFHFGQLGVGDVKAALAAAGHPVRVADR
- a CDS encoding VWA domain-containing protein, with amino-acid sequence MPASPTPSPGVEPVARPPRVARPSGDGWGGRLRRRRRPSVLGVLVAGLLLVAAVAVGAGLLTERSGGDGGDAAGGVAVCGTRTTVQVVAAPALVPALQRVAADVGREPLSTGVCASVDVVAQEPADTAAVVAGETAGALPDVWVPDSSLWLERAAPAADGTVLTTVGSLVRTPVVLATSAEAAADAQWLAAGPTWAGAVASGRPLVLGDLPRSAGALQALVAMQAVAGTPEDARAALTAAAVAVERDAAPAAGDAPAAADAPAGGDALTATAAAGTDAPVVVTTEQQVFLVNRGAPTTPLVAVQPSDAVTSLDHPVVRVDTPERAAGVSAAAVEGVLRLLEREGRAALVAEGFRAPAPATGAGGGPSVTSSVEPSVEPSVEPSDGEPLVVPPPVAADVDRVLAQLEEVSRPSRVLAVLDASASMRAVTPAGPTRAEVARDAATDALGLFPDSAAVGLWFFAVGMGEGTDWLPVIPVRRLDTPVEDADQRAALAAGADRLTERLTPGGTGLYDTVLAAVRAAREDHDPEASNTVVIVTDGADEDPDGISLEALVSTLEDEAAAAPDRPVRVVAIGLGADVDAEELRTVAEATGGAAYLAERPADFRTVLFDALQRR
- a CDS encoding PPOX class F420-dependent oxidoreductase codes for the protein MSPRAAATATRTDLAGLLEFCRDRHHVVLVTRRQDGSPQLSPVSCGVDPEGRFVISTYPERAKARNARRDPRVSLCVLSDDWDGPYVQVDGTCEVLDLPAALEDFVTYFRAFGREHPDWDEYRQAMLDQGKCLLRVTPTRWGPVATGGFPARLVED